One window from the genome of Nicotiana sylvestris chromosome 9, ASM39365v2, whole genome shotgun sequence encodes:
- the LOC138878458 gene encoding uncharacterized protein: MIQSSRQWHEKLPFALLGYRTTVRTSVGATPYLLVYGIEAVIPAEVEIPSLQIIVEVEIENSEWVKARLEQLTLIDEKRMAVVCHGQLYEQRMARAYNKKVRPRIFEMGQLVLRRILPHHQEAKGKFAPNWKGPYIIRKILPRGALYLGDIEGNDPEVALNVDAVKRYYV, translated from the coding sequence atgattcaaagttccaggcagtggcatgaaaagttgccttttgcattgttggggtatcgcactactgtgcgcacatcgGTCGGAGCAACCCCATACCTTTTGGTTTACGGCattgaagccgtaatacccgcagaagttgaaatcccttctctccagATCATTGTGGAAGTTGAAATTGAaaacagtgagtgggtcaaagcccgcCTAGAGcagttaaccctgattgatgagAAGCGAATGGCCGtagtctgccacgggcagttgtatgaacaaagaatggcccgtgcttacaacaagaaagtgcggcctagaatcTTTGAAATGGGGCAACTCGTTCTAAGGCGTATTCTTccccatcatcaggaagcaaaagggaaatttgctcccaattggaaaggcccatacatcatcagaaagatattgcccagaggagcattgtacttgggagatatcgaaggaaatgatcccgaggTAGCTTTGAACGTAGACGCGgtaaaaaggtactatgtctag
- the LOC138878459 gene encoding uncharacterized protein — protein MAIDQDVKELLIMGDLDIIIRQAQGEWETRDVELIPYRQHVEDLGKKFKSIEFKYIPRFHNELADVLATLASMLPYPGNAHIGPLEIQIRERHVYCNTVEVEPNVQPWYHDIKRFFKTKEYPEQASGDQKRTIRRHAIGFFLSGDVLYKRTPDLNLLRCVDAEEAGRIMYEVHVEVCGPHMNGYILAKKIL, from the coding sequence atggcaatcgaccaagatgtcaaagagttgttaatcatgggagacttGGATAtaattatccgacaagctcaaggagaatgggaaacacgagatgtcgagcttattccttatagacaacatgtggaagatcttggcAAGaaattcaagtcaatagagttcaagtACATCCCTCGTTTCCATAATGAACTGGCCGATGTgcttgctactttggcctcgatgctgccatacccaggcaatgcccatattggtcccttggaaatccaaatcagggaaagacatgtCTACTGTAATACAGTTGAGGTAGAGCcaaatgttcagccatggtatcatgacatcaaaagattTTTTAAAACCAAAGAATACCctgagcaagccagtggagaccaaaagagaaccattagacgacaTGCAattggtttctttttgagtggtgatgtcttgtacaaaaggacccctgacctcaacttgttaagatgtgttgacgccgaagaggctggaagaatcatgtatgaagtacACGTAGAAgtatgcggaccccacatgaacgggtacattttggcaaagaaaatcctctga